CCACGAACGCCTCGCCGATCACCTCGACGAGACCGCGCTGGGTCGGCTCGAGCGACCGCTTCGTTGGCTCGAGGCCGAACTGGGTCGTGGAAATGGGTTCGAAGCGACTGAGGGCCGGCGTGACTGACCGCGACCGTTGCCGGTCTCTGGGAAGAACTGAGCCTCACCTAGTGGGAGTGCCCAGTACAGCGAAGACGTTGATCGACTGAGTTGCAGCATCTACTAGGGCTTGAAATTCAGTTGCGTGGAAGAGAATTTTTATCGCAAATCAAACTGCGGACCAAATGTCAGAAATATCCCATTATGCTGACGAGGGCACGAAACTGACGACGCTCGGGCTAACTGACAGTCACGAACAAACCTGGATTGGACTGGAAACGGTGAATACCCTTATACGATCCACCGTCGCAGTTGAATCGCCCCATCAGCGGGGGAGAACACCATGAATCGACGCCAGCTACTACAGGCAGCGGGCGGGATCGCGGGAGCAAGCATCTTGGGGACGTCAGGCGTCCTCGCACAGCAGGACCAGGGGGGCCAGGGGCGCGACAATCGCCGCCGACGCGACGCCGAACTCCTGGACGACGTGACGGTCGAAGCCAAAACGTCCGACCCTGAAGCGTCGAACTTCGAGGAGGAGTTCACCTACTACGTCGTTCGATTCGCGGGAGAGTACACCTTCGAAGAGTACCGCGAGCCCGCTCGCACTGGGCCCGACGTCTATGGACTAGCGGGGAGTGGGAGCGCGTTCTGGTTCGGCGTCAGTGCCCCGGACGGAGACGGTATTCAACACGAAATCCAACACCGCGGACAGGCAGTGCTCTACCTTACCGACGACGAGGGGAACTGGTACGAGGTGCGGGCCCGGTTCGATGGCCAGGGCAATCTCGTCAACGTGAACGGCGTCTCTCCGTAATCCAGTTCACTGGTCCCCGTTTACGAGAATAACCGGATGAGGGTTCGGAGGAACTACGCTAAAGATCACTTCGCATGTATGAAGACTGGTTGATAGAGGTGTCACCGTGACGAGCGCGGCTCCCCGGCTACACCCGCCCTCTGGAACGACGAAGGCAAGCGGGTCAGACAACTCCGTGAGACGTACTTCACGGCGACGCGCCGCCTTCAGAAACGCGTCGCTCACCCACTGTTCGAACTAAACTGAACGACAGCTATATGGAAAAGAAACGGGAAGTAATGCCAGTGAACCGGAGACAGTTCCTGGCCACTATGACCGGCAGTTCGATCGCCATTGCCGGCTGCACGCAGACCGAGACGGACGTCCCAGGGCTCGAGCCGGAACGGGAACTGTGGTCGTTTCAATCAATCGACCAGCAACGCGTCTCGGCGACGCCTGCTGTCCGCGAGGGTCGGGTCTACGTTGGAAGCAACGATCACAACGTCTATTCGCTGGCTGCGGATACCGGTCGCGAGATCTGGCGGTTCGAAACGGGCGATGAAGTGAAGTCTTCGCCAGCGATCGACGATGAAACACTGTATATCGGAAGTCTCGACCACCATCTCTACGCACTCGGACTCGACGGCACCGAACGCTGGTCCGTCGAAACGGGAGACGAAGTGCATGCGTCGCCGACGGTCACAGCGGATCGGGTACTAATCGGGAGTCGGGATTCGTATCTGTACGCGCTCGAATCGGATCGTGGTGAGGCGATATGGCGGAGGCGTATTGGCGGTATTGTTCTATCGAAACCGACAGTCGACTCCGAGGAAGTCTACATCGGCGGTGGGGACGGCGATCTCGTCAAGTTGCACCGGGACGATGGCACGATCGGGTGGCGGGTCCCAACCGACCACCGGGTTTCAGTCACGCCGACTATCGCTGGCGATCGGGTCCTCTTTGCCGACCACGGCGATGCCGATCAGGGTGGCCGCGTGTACGCTGTCTCCCGGGCAGACGGGGATCCACTGTGGACGAAAGAAGTGGGCGAGGGTGTCGCCTCCTCACCGACGGTCCACGACGGGACTGTGTACTTCGGCAGTTGGGATACGAACATCTATGCGGTCGATCTCGAGACGGGAGAGTCAACGTGGGAGGTTGACGCGTACGGTCACGTGAGTTCGTCGCCGACGATCGCGGACGGCGTCCTCTACATCGGTGATTCGTGGGGCATCGTGTACGCACTCGACCCGCAGACGGGTGAGGCCCACTGGCGATTCGAAACGGGAAACGCCGTGAACGCCTCGCCCACGATCGTCGATGGCGTCGCGTACATCGCGAGCAACGACGGCCACGTGTACGCACTCGACGTAACGTGACTCCCGATCCGACCATTCGGTCGGGCTGCCGTCTTCCGCTCTGGTTCATGGCACCGAACGCGACGCACCGATGCACGACCTCGAGGTGATCTCGAAGGCCAGCCCGCTACCGGTCGCGCCGTAACGAAACGGTCACACCCGAAAACCGGCCGTATTCTACGATAACCATCCGGTAAATGTCCTCGAGCAACGGCTCTCGCTCGTGCCGCCGATACTCGAGTTGGTGACCTGGGAGAACGTCCGTCCAGGGCTCTCTCGGTGGCCCCCTCACGACGTGTGACAGTTATTTTCGGCTGACGAAGGAATACCCAATTCCGAGTCAGCCACCTCTGGATTTGGGTATTGGAGAGTCATCGAGAGTCGCCGAACGCTGGTTCTGCGAGGGCTCAACGCTCGCCGAGCACGGCAGCACCGTCACTGACTGGTGTCGTATTGCTCAATACCATCACCTCGCGACTCGCCGATCTCGGGGGCTGTATCGTCGGGTTCATCGTCGATGATCTCCTCGAGCATTCGGCTCCTGGAGGCGGGATGATTCGACGCTGTCAAACAGCACGAACGACTACCAGTCGCTAATGGATATTCGGTTCCTGGGCGGTGCAGGAGAAGTCGGTCGGAGCGCAATCCTCGTCAACGACCGGCTCCTGCTCGACTACGGGATGAAGTCGGGGAACCCGCCGCAGTTCCCGGGCGACGTCGACCCCGAGGCGGTGGTGGTGAGCCACGGCCACCTCGACCACGTGGGAGCGATCCCCTCGCTTCTCAGTGGCGGCGCCCGACCGCCGATTCACTGGACGCCACCGACGCGTGATCTCGCGTTGACGCTCGCACGGGACACGCTGAAACTGCACGGCGGGACGATGCAGTGTCCGTTCACCGAGACGGACGTCCAGCGCGTGACGCAGGTCTCGAAGACACATGGCTACCGGGAGCCGTTCGAGGTCGCGGGTCACGAGGTGACTTTCTTCGACGCCGGCCACATTCCAGGGAGCGCTCATGTGCTCATCAGCGAGGGGCGAAGCCCCTCGAGCAATCGGACGGCGTCCGATGTCGACGATCGCGAGACCCGACTGCTCTACACCGGCGATTTCCACACGGACGATCAGCAGCTCGTGTCCGCGTCGACTGCCCGCCCCGACGCGGACGCAGTGATCTGTGAGAGCACGTATTCGGACGTCGAACACGACGTTCGGGGTGAAGTCGAAGAGCGGTTCGCCGAAAGCGTCGAGCGAACACTCTGGGAGGGCGGGACCGTCGTGGTTCCCGCGTTCGCTATCGGACGGACCCAAGAGATGATGCTGGTATGTGACGCGTACGACATCCCCTGTTACGTCGATGGAATGGGGAAGCGAATCGCGGAAATGCTGATGCATCATCCTGGGTTCGTCCGCGATGCAGACGCACTCCAGCAGGCGAAATCTCACTCGCGATTCGTTACCGGACAGGACGGCCAGCGCAAACGCATCGCGGATCAGAACGCGGCGATTATAACGACCAGCGGGATGCTCCACGGCGGCCCCGCGATGACCTACGTCCCCGCGATCCGGGGCCACCCGGCGAACAAGATCGCCATGACGGGCTACCAGGTCGAGGGGACCCCCGGCCGGGACCTCCTCGAGACCGGCAGCGCCGAAATCGACGGCCGGGTGATGCCCGTCAGCGCCCAAGTCGAGCAGTACGACTTCTCGGCCCACGCCGACCGGGCGGGGCTCGAGTCGTTCCTCGAGTCCTACCGCGATTCACGGGTGCTCGTGAACCACGGGGACCGCTGTGGCTGGTTCGCCGAGGAACTCCGGGCCGACGGCTTCGACGCGTCCGCCCCCGATCTGGGCGAGCGCGTAGTCCTCGAGTAGAAAGAGTGTGAACTGCTCGGTCGACCTCCAGAGATCACTCCTCGGACTCGTAGGGTTCGCCGACGGAGGAGGGAACCTGCGTCTTCCCCCAGCCCGTGAGGACCACGATGACGACGACGTACGGAAGCAGCCCCAGCAGCTTCGAGGAGGCCTCGATGTTGAGCGTCTGGAACTGGCCTTGCAACATGTCGACGCCGCCGAAGAGGAGGGCGGCCGCCGCCGCTCCGAGCGGGTTGTAGTTGCCGAACAGGTAGGCGACGATGCCGAGCCAGCCGCGACCATCGACCATCGTCTGCCCGGTCCCGATGAACGACGAACTATGTGCGAGAAGCACCGCACCGCCGAGGCCGGCCAGCCCACCGGAGAAGATCACCGTCGCGTAGCGGACTCGATTGACGTCGATACCGGCGGTGTCGAGCGCCTCCGGATTCTCGCCGGCTGCCTGAATCCAGTAGCCGTACTGCGTGCGGTAGAGGAAGACCCACGCCCCGACCGCGACGAGAACGGTGAGCCAGACCAGCGGCGACTGGTCGAAGACGACCCGACCGAGGAAGGGAATCTCGCTGAGTCCCGGAACCGTCAACCGCCCGACTCCGGGGAGGCGCGGACTGTTTCTGCTCCCCCAGATGACGGCCGCCGTGAACGGCACGAGCCCGAGGCCGATGAACCAGACCCCCAGCCCGGCCACGATCTGATCCGCCTTGTACCGGATCAACAATACGGCGAAGAGCACGGCCAGCCCCATCGTGAGCAGGACCGAAATAACGATCCCGACCCAGGCGTGGACGGCCCCGCCGGCGCCGACGAAGTACGTCGCGGCGGCGGCGAAGAAGGCGCCGAAGATCATGAACCCCTCGAGGCCGATGTTGAACACGCCGCTTTTCTCCGCGTACAGCCCGCCAATCGCCGCGAGCGTGATGGGGGCGGCCATCTCCATCGACCGGGCGACGTAGCCCGGCGTCACGATGCTGGCGAGGGTCTCGAGGCCGTCGGACAGCACCTCGGCGAGCGGAACGTCGAAGACGACGGCCCCGACGACCCCGAGGGCTGCCAGCATGACGAGCACGAGGCCGACGAGTCGGACGCCGCGGTGACGAGCGTACTCGAGGCTGTCGAGGCCGCTCATCGGTCGTCACCACCGAGACCGGCTCGTTTGGCAGCCATTCGGAACAGCTCCGGTGCGGCCACGAAGACGATGACGATGCCGACGATGCCGTCGATCAACTGGACGGGCACGTCGCTGTAGGTCTGGATGTACGAACTCGACGAGTTGAGCCCGCCGAACAACAGCCCAGCCGGCAGGACGCCGAGCGGATTGTTCGCGGCGAGCAGGCTGACGGCGATTGCGTCGTAGCCGTAGGTGTGGATGCTGGCCGGTTCGATGAACCGCCCCTGGAACATGATGACGTAGACCGCGCTGGCGAGCCCGGCGACGGCCCCGGAGAACGTCATCGTCGCGACGATCGTCCGTTTCGCATCGACGCCAGAGTACACCGCCGCCCCGGCCTGGTAGCCGCTGGTCACCATGTCGTACCCGATCCCCGTCCGCGTCATCGCGATAGCGACGACCGCGACGAGTGCGAGCGTCAGGACGAGACCGATCACCGAGAACCCCGAATCGCCGAAGACGATCGGCGGGAGGCCGACGTAATCCGGGAGCCGTTCGGTTTGGACGTTCGTCGATCCCTCCGCCCGGAGCGGGTTCGTGAGCAGCCAGCTGACGACACCGATCGCGATGAAGTTCAACATGATCGTCGTGATGATCTCGTTCGCGTCGGCGTACGCCTTCAACACACCGGGAAGCGCTCCATAGAGGCCGCCACCGACGGCGGCGGCGACCGTCCCAATGAGCATCAACCCGATTCCACCGACGGTCCCGGTCGGCAAGAACGGGGCCGTCCAGAGGATCGACACGGTGCAAAACAGGCCGCCGACGACGAACTGTCCCTGCACGCCGATGTTGAACACGCCGGCTCTGAACGCGATCGCCACGGCGACGCCCGTCAGAATGAAGAACGTCGAGAGCCGCAACGTCCGCGCCAGGATGCGCTCGCTGCCGAGCGCGCCGACGATCAGGTTGTTCAGGAATAGTATCGGATTGTATCCGGCGGCAGCCACGATCACCAGGCCGATGAGAATCGCCGTCGTGACCGACGCAAGGGCGATTCCGAGGCGTTCCAGGACCGTCGCCTGGAGGAGTCGACCGGCGACGCGATCCGCCATCGAACGGGGACCGCTCTGGTCGGCCGAGCTCATGGCTGGACCTCGCTGTCGGGCTCCGACAGCTCGTTCTGGTCGACGAGGCGCTGGCCCGCCATCAGGAGACCGAGTTCCTCCTCGGTGACCGCGGCTGGATCGACGGTGTCGATGAACGACCCCTCGTACATGACCGCGGTTCGGTCCGAGAGCTTCTGGATCTCCTCGAGCTTCGACGAGACGAGAACGATTGCCAATCCGTCATCCCTGAGTTCGATCAACCGATTGTGAATGAACTCGATCGACCCGATGTCGACGCCGCGAGTCGGGTGCGAGGCGATCAACAGCGATGGATTATGTCCGACCTCTCGGCCGACGATGAACTTCTGCTGGTTCCCGCCAGATAGCGACGCCGCCCTGGTGTCGGCGTCGGGCGGTTGGACGTCGAACTCCGCGATGATCTCCTCGGTGTGATCACGGACGTGCGCCCAGTCGATGAACCCGTTTTTCGCGAACGGCTCGATGGTCTGGTTGCCGAGCAGTCCGTTCCGGACCAGATCGTAGTCCATCACCAGCCCCTCGGCGTGGCGGTCCTCGGGAATGTAGGCGATGCCCGCCTCGATGCGGTCGCGTCGCGACAGCGTGGTGATGTCGTCGCCGTCGAATCGGATCGCTCCCGAATCGGGCGTCCGGAGACCGGTGAGGGCCTCGACGAGTTCGGTCTGGCCGTTTCCCTGCACGCCGGCAATGCCGAGGATCTCGCCCTCCCGAACCTGGAGGTCGACCCCGGAGACCTTCTCGAGGCCGCGGTCGCCCGTGACCCGTATCCCCTCGACCTCGAGGAGCGGTGATCCCGGTTCGGTTTCGCGAGGCTGACGATCGAACAGCACCTCGCGACCGACCATCATCTGGGCCAGCTCCTGCTCGGAGGTGTCCGAGGCGGGGACGGTGCCGACCGCCTTCCCGTCGCGGAGAACGGTGATGTCGTCGGCGATCGCCATGACTTCGTCGAGCTTGTGCGAGATGAAGATGAGCGAGCGACCGTCCGCTCTGAGGTCTTCCATGACGGCCATCAGCCCGTCGACCTCCTGTGGCGTGAGGACGGCCGTCGGCTCGTCGAGGATGAGGACGTCCGCTCCCCGGTAGAGGCTCTTGACGATTTCGACGCGCTGTCTCGTCCCGAGGTCGAGGTCCTGGATCGGGGTGTCGAGGTGGTCGGCGACCTCGAACCCGTAACGGTCGCTGATCGCCTCGATCGACCCTCGTGCGGCCTCCTCGTCGACGAATCCGTTCTCGACGGGTTCGTGGCCGAGGATGACGTTCTGGAGGACGGTCATCGGCTCGACGAGCTGGAAGTGCTGGTGGATCATGCCGATCCCCGCGTCCATCGCGTCGCGAGGCGTGTCGATCGTCCGTTCCTCGCCGTCGATGGCGATCGTCCCCTCGTCCTGATCGTAGAGTCCGTAGAGCACGCTCATGAGCGTCGTCTTCCCCGAGCCGTTTTCGCCGAGGAGAGCGTGGATCGAGCCGGCCTCGAGCGTGAAATCGACGCGCTCGTTGGCGACGACGTCGCCGAACCGTTTCGTGATCCCCTCGAGTCGGACGGCCGGTGGTGAGTTGTGCGAAGTCATGAAGTAGTCAAAGATGTGAGAACGGAAAACCTGACTGCACGGTCGTCTCGTCGACTAGCATCCAGTCGGTCCGCACTCGAAGTCGATCTCGCCGTCGATGATGGCCTGCTTTGCGTCCTCGATATTCTGGTCGAGGGAGTCGGGCATGCTATCCTCGAACGCCTGCCCAGTCACCCAGTCGATCTGTCCACCTTCGGTCGAGAGGTTCTGTTCGCCCTGGACGCTCTCCCACTCGTCGTTGACGACGGCTCCGGCGACCTCGTAGGTGGCCTCGTTGAGGGCTTTGATGGCCGAGCCAAGGATCACGTCCTGATAGCTGTCGAACGCGACCGACTGGTCGCTGTCGACGCCGAGCGCGAATCGGCCGTTGTCTTCGGCGGCCTGGAACGCCCCTTCGCCGGCGGCCGAGGCCGCGTGCCAGACGATGTCGGCCCCGCTCTCGATCTGCGAGACGGCCTGGTCGTTGACCCCCGAGGGGTCGTTGAAGCTGCCGCCGTAACCGGTGAGCACCTCGATACTGTCGTCGACCCAGTGGACGCCCTGTTCGTACGAAACCTGAAACGCCTCGATCAGCGGGATTTCCTCGCCACCGACGAAGCCGACGACGCTCTCGTCGGGATTGGTCGAACTCCCCTCGTGTTCGACCTCCTCCTGGGTCAGCGTTCCGGCGCCGACACCGGCGAGGAACGACATTTCGTTGTTCATCTCGATCCACCCCGAGACGTTCTCCGCCTCGACGACGTTGTTGATGAGCATCCAGTTCACGTCCGGGTACTCCTGGGCGTTCTCCTGGAGCGGCTCAGTGTGCTGGTCGGCGACCAGGACGATCAGATCCGGCTCGGATTCGGCGGCGTCAGCCTGGCGCTGGCCGTACTCGCCCTGGTTGGTCTCTTCGATCGTATTGACGTCGATGTCCCACTCGTCGGCTGCCTCTTCCAGTCCTTCGAGCGCGTTGTCGTTGAACGCCTGGTCGTCGAAGCCCGCTGGGCTCGAGATA
This region of Natronosalvus halobius genomic DNA includes:
- a CDS encoding PQQ-binding-like beta-propeller repeat protein; protein product: MTGSSIAIAGCTQTETDVPGLEPERELWSFQSIDQQRVSATPAVREGRVYVGSNDHNVYSLAADTGREIWRFETGDEVKSSPAIDDETLYIGSLDHHLYALGLDGTERWSVETGDEVHASPTVTADRVLIGSRDSYLYALESDRGEAIWRRRIGGIVLSKPTVDSEEVYIGGGDGDLVKLHRDDGTIGWRVPTDHRVSVTPTIAGDRVLFADHGDADQGGRVYAVSRADGDPLWTKEVGEGVASSPTVHDGTVYFGSWDTNIYAVDLETGESTWEVDAYGHVSSSPTIADGVLYIGDSWGIVYALDPQTGEAHWRFETGNAVNASPTIVDGVAYIASNDGHVYALDVT
- a CDS encoding MBL fold metallo-hydrolase, which produces MDIRFLGGAGEVGRSAILVNDRLLLDYGMKSGNPPQFPGDVDPEAVVVSHGHLDHVGAIPSLLSGGARPPIHWTPPTRDLALTLARDTLKLHGGTMQCPFTETDVQRVTQVSKTHGYREPFEVAGHEVTFFDAGHIPGSAHVLISEGRSPSSNRTASDVDDRETRLLYTGDFHTDDQQLVSASTARPDADAVICESTYSDVEHDVRGEVEERFAESVERTLWEGGTVVVPAFAIGRTQEMMLVCDAYDIPCYVDGMGKRIAEMLMHHPGFVRDADALQQAKSHSRFVTGQDGQRKRIADQNAAIITTSGMLHGGPAMTYVPAIRGHPANKIAMTGYQVEGTPGRDLLETGSAEIDGRVMPVSAQVEQYDFSAHADRAGLESFLESYRDSRVLVNHGDRCGWFAEELRADGFDASAPDLGERVVLE
- a CDS encoding ABC transporter permease, producing MSGLDSLEYARHRGVRLVGLVLVMLAALGVVGAVVFDVPLAEVLSDGLETLASIVTPGYVARSMEMAAPITLAAIGGLYAEKSGVFNIGLEGFMIFGAFFAAAATYFVGAGGAVHAWVGIVISVLLTMGLAVLFAVLLIRYKADQIVAGLGVWFIGLGLVPFTAAVIWGSRNSPRLPGVGRLTVPGLSEIPFLGRVVFDQSPLVWLTVLVAVGAWVFLYRTQYGYWIQAAGENPEALDTAGIDVNRVRYATVIFSGGLAGLGGAVLLAHSSSFIGTGQTMVDGRGWLGIVAYLFGNYNPLGAAAAALLFGGVDMLQGQFQTLNIEASSKLLGLLPYVVVIVVLTGWGKTQVPSSVGEPYESEE
- a CDS encoding ABC transporter permease; the encoded protein is MSSADQSGPRSMADRVAGRLLQATVLERLGIALASVTTAILIGLVIVAAAGYNPILFLNNLIVGALGSERILARTLRLSTFFILTGVAVAIAFRAGVFNIGVQGQFVVGGLFCTVSILWTAPFLPTGTVGGIGLMLIGTVAAAVGGGLYGALPGVLKAYADANEIITTIMLNFIAIGVVSWLLTNPLRAEGSTNVQTERLPDYVGLPPIVFGDSGFSVIGLVLTLALVAVVAIAMTRTGIGYDMVTSGYQAGAAVYSGVDAKRTIVATMTFSGAVAGLASAVYVIMFQGRFIEPASIHTYGYDAIAVSLLAANNPLGVLPAGLLFGGLNSSSSYIQTYSDVPVQLIDGIVGIVIVFVAAPELFRMAAKRAGLGGDDR
- a CDS encoding ABC transporter ATP-binding protein, translating into MTSHNSPPAVRLEGITKRFGDVVANERVDFTLEAGSIHALLGENGSGKTTLMSVLYGLYDQDEGTIAIDGEERTIDTPRDAMDAGIGMIHQHFQLVEPMTVLQNVILGHEPVENGFVDEEAARGSIEAISDRYGFEVADHLDTPIQDLDLGTRQRVEIVKSLYRGADVLILDEPTAVLTPQEVDGLMAVMEDLRADGRSLIFISHKLDEVMAIADDITVLRDGKAVGTVPASDTSEQELAQMMVGREVLFDRQPRETEPGSPLLEVEGIRVTGDRGLEKVSGVDLQVREGEILGIAGVQGNGQTELVEALTGLRTPDSGAIRFDGDDITTLSRRDRIEAGIAYIPEDRHAEGLVMDYDLVRNGLLGNQTIEPFAKNGFIDWAHVRDHTEEIIAEFDVQPPDADTRAASLSGGNQQKFIVGREVGHNPSLLIASHPTRGVDIGSIEFIHNRLIELRDDGLAIVLVSSKLEEIQKLSDRTAVMYEGSFIDTVDPAAVTEEELGLLMAGQRLVDQNELSEPDSEVQP
- a CDS encoding BMP family lipoprotein produces the protein MFSRTGGRDGSGESRDTTVPVDRRSVLRSGAVVGGMALAGCIGGDMGGDAEYQMTIISSPAGFDDQAFNDNALEGLEEAADEWDIDVNTIEETNQGEYGQRQADAAESEPDLIVLVADQHTEPLQENAQEYPDVNWMLINNVVEAENVSGWIEMNNEMSFLAGVGAGTLTQEEVEHEGSSTNPDESVVGFVGGEEIPLIEAFQVSYEQGVHWVDDSIEVLTGYGGSFNDPSGVNDQAVSQIESGADIVWHAASAAGEGAFQAAEDNGRFALGVDSDQSVAFDSYQDVILGSAIKALNEATYEVAGAVVNDEWESVQGEQNLSTEGGQIDWVTGQAFEDSMPDSLDQNIEDAKQAIIDGEIDFECGPTGC